Proteins encoded in a region of the Sparus aurata chromosome 6, fSpaAur1.1, whole genome shotgun sequence genome:
- the LOC115583783 gene encoding band 4.1-like protein 1 isoform X3 — protein sequence MQDSASDSKMAKQEQNSKYLDEHRETDDMSERTSPSKNLKSPQKGSKRLKTTPFKVTLLDTAEYEGEIEKHSKGQTLMDMVCEHLNLLEKDYFGLTFADTDTQKNWLDPSKEIKKQMRNSPWNFAFAVKFYPPDPSQLTEDITRYYLCLQLRDDMLSGRLPCSFVTHALLGSYSVQAELGDYDHDDHGSDYVSDFRFAPNQTRELEERVMELHRNYKGMTPAEAEINFLENAKKLSMYGVDLHHAKDSEGIDIMLGVCANGLLIYRDRLRINRFAWPKILKISYKRSNFYIKIRPGEYEQFESTIGFKLPNHRAAKKLWKVCIEHHTFFRLVSPEPPPKGFLVMGSKFRYSGRTQAQTRQASALIDRPAPHFERSTSKRYLLSRSLDGAEFSRPVSAMCENHDGMSHRSVSEQRRLHSPSMDEQETELEPSMEQDEEEKDREEDQSEQDKDYDGNVTPSRKKEIMEEAGSPVDSKQEFLDKSQDFLLKHQASINELKRTLREPNSKLMNREKRLSATSPTGTPEKKALVGRAVGKDPVNSLSVEGFVQKTVVTSPEGSEEWVLIEKQETYQQDHDWKAEEENKSLTSDSSWEKKELEKEIDIAKMIHKEVTGYDRKEMKSHIDEFPSAKSSREADVCSEPRPAGKSRFVIQLSENADLFQDKSQGKPSKASDPGANSDVALGSCQIKERTASKPRKKRRPQSLNLGVPAELIYRKGDSDSTGDENDGSDSDNSPEKASATGNHCDSSSVEMMKDDQGLAKDQPVRGYKDNRQEDISIGESREGSTPGTEQVKKKASQVGPDIDLGSVNGPGKIEHDSSLAGVKGEGVKMARGKGLIDNKELAEVKLRQVRTHERKISSSGAEDIEGFIGDRGQRTSFHRLSGSSYQAEITRIVPLKPERSKSVACKDERDRSGQDEPARVLRREYRWSVGSPEGPSDLNWTDVSTFHPAFAADPEGVAKSEHPDDSYQSGRGPIESQSFGSKISGLPKMAPPAPPVKTQKVRESGLMLRNSRNVGREPSLDAAKKRHSEPVSTPAIYEEPFADFKKELGDRRPQPNVTAEEEQERDTVACMRETHLGIERKCSSMTVSSTSSLEAEVDFTVLMDLHSGAEDFSKGTSELGERERQPEVGREDFEETSRFYSARLMGSRDKSPIEEKLPEEAAHREPPVAKKDPSAVSMAHMLKRSESKTESHTNGSEVHPNIMNVSPQNYGVVSPREAPAALKENGSPVKAGTQARESVVSPLTITAENVTSATTTQVTKTVKGGYSETRIEKRIIITGDDDVDQHQALAMAIQEAKQQHPDMLVTKAVVIRETESPTEELQQKAQS from the exons AACTGGTTGGACCCCTCCAAGGAGATCAAGAAGCAGATGCGCA ACTCTCCATGGAACTTTGCCTTTGCTGTCAAGTTCTACCCTCCAGACCCCTCCCAGCTCACCGAGGATATCACCAG ATACTacctgtgtctgcagctgagggATGACATGCTGTCAGGGCGACTGCCGTGCTCGTTTGTCACTCACGCCCTCCTGGGCTCCTACAGCGTTCAAGCCGAGCTGGGGGACTACGACCACGACGACCACGGCTCCGACTACGTCAGCGATTTCCGCTTTGCCCCCAATCAGACTCGCgagctggaggagagggtgaTGGAGCTCCATCGAAATTACAA GGGGATGACTCCAGCAGAGGCTGAAATTAACTTCTTGGAGAATGCGAAGAAGCTGTCCATGTACGGGGTAGACCTCCATCACGCTAAG GATTCTGAAGGGATCGACATAATGCTGGGTGTCTGTGCCAACGGCCTGCTGATTTACCGCGATAGGCTGAGGATCAACCGCTTCGCCTGGCCAAAGATCCTCAAGATCTCCTACAAGAGGAGCAACTTCTACATTAAGATACGACCTGGAGAG tACGAGCAGTTTGAAAGTACAATCGGCTTCAAGCTCCCGAATCACAGAGCTGCCAAGAAGCTGTGGAAGGTCTGCATCGAGCATCACACCTTCTTCCG GCTGGTGTCTCCGGAGCCTCCTCCGAAGGGCTTCTTAGTGATGGGCTCAAAGTTTCGATACAGTGGAAGGACGCAGGCTCAAACCAGACAGGCCAGCGCTCTGATAGACCGGCCCGCTCCGCACTTTGAGCGCTCCACAAGCAAGAGGTACCTGTTGTCCAGGAGCCTGGATGGAG CAGAGTTCTCGCGGCCAGTATCGGCCATGTGTGAGAACCACGACGGCATGTCCCACCGCAGCGTCAGTGAGCAGCGTCGCCTCCACAGCCCCTCCATGGACGAGCAGGAGACGGAGCTGGAGCCCAGCATGGagcaggacgaggaggagaaggacCGAGAGGAGGACCAGAGCGAGCAGGACAAAGACTATGACGGCAACGTCACGCCGAGCAGAAAGAAGGAGATCATG GAGGAGGCTGGGTCACCAGTTGACAGTAAACAGGAG TTTCTGGATAAGTCGCAGGACTTCCTGCTGAAGCACCAGGCCAGCATCAACGAGCTGAAGAGAACCCTGAGGGAGCCTAACAGCAAGCTGATGAACCGCGAGAAGCGGCTGTCAGCCACCTCCCCGACAGGCACACCGGAGAAGAAGGCT TTGGTTGGCCGAGCAGTTGGAAAGGACCCTGTTAACAGCCTGTCTGTTGAGGGTTTCGTCCAGAAGACTGTGGTGACTTCACCTGAG GGCTCTGAGGAGTGGGTATTGATTGAAAAGCAAGAAACGTATCAACAGGACCATGACTGGAAGGCAGAAGAGGAGAACAAATCTCTCACATCGGATTCCTCGTGGGAGAAAAAGGAGCTGGAAAAAGAGATAGACATTGCCAAGATGATACATAAAGAGGTAACAGGGTATGAcaggaaagaaatgaaaagccATATTGATGAATTTCCATCAGCAAAATCGTCCAGAGAGGCAGATGTATGCTCTGAGCCTCGGCCAGCTGGCAAAAGTCGTTTCGTGATTCAATTATCTGAGAATGCGGACTTGTTTCAAGACAAATCTCAAGGTAAACCATCGAAAGCCTCAGACCCTGGGGCAAACAGTGATGTGGCCCTGGGCTCGTGCCAGATAAAAGAACGCACAGCTTCTAAACCAAGGAAAAAGAGGAGACCCCAGAGCTTAAACCTGGGGGTGCCTGCTGAGCTCATCTACAGAAAAGGAGACAGCGATTCTACTGGGGATGAAAATGACGGCTCGGATTCGGACAACAGTCCCGAAAAAGCCTCGGCAACAGGAAACCATTGTGACTCGTCCTCAGTGGAGATGATGAAAGATGATCAGGGATTAGCAAAGGATCAGCCTGTCAGGGGCTATAAAGACAACAGACAGGAGGATATATCAATAGGAGAAAGCAGGGAGGGCTCCACTCCAGGAACAGAGCAGGTAAAGAAAAAAGCGAGTCAGGTTGGGCCAGATATCGATTTAGGCTCAGTGAACGGACCGGGAAAGATAGAACACGATAGTTCATTAGCAGGTGTTAAAGGGGAGGGTGTGAAGATGGCGCGAGGGAAGGGCCTTATTGACAACAAGGAGCTAGCAGAGGTGAAGCTGCGACAGGTCAGGACACATGAGAGGAAGATCAGTAGTTCTGGGGCAGAGGATATCGAGGGTTTCATcggagacagaggtcagaggacgtCTTTCCACCGACTGTCAGGCAGCAGCTACCAGGCGGAAATCACCAGGATTGTTCCTCTCAAGCCGGAGCGATCAAAGAGCGTAGCGTGTAAGGACGAAAGGGACAGGTCAGGTCAGGACGAGCCCGCACGGGTCCTCAGAAGAGAATACCGCTGGTCGGTCGGCTCTCCAGAGGGACCCTCAGACCTCAACTGGACTGACGTCTCCACCTTCCATCCGGCATTCGCGGCAGATCCGGAGGGCGTCGCTAAATCAGAACATCCAGATGATAGCTATCAGTCCGGTAGAGGACCTATAGAGAGCCAGTCGTTCGGCTCAAAGATTTCAGGGCTTCCCAAAATGGCTCCCCCAGCCCCACCAGTAAAAACACAGAAGGTCAGGGAGTCCGGACTAATGCTGCGGAACAGCCGAAATGTGGGCAGGGAGCCGAGCCTGGACGCAGCCAAGAAGAGACACTCG GAGCCCGTCTCCACTCCTGCCATTTACGAAGAGCCGTTTGCTGATTTCAAG AAGGAGCTCGGGGACAGGAGGCCCCAGCCGAACGTAAccgcagaggaggagcaggagcggGACACAGTGGCCTGCATGAGGGAAACACACCTGGGCATCGAGCGCAAGTGCTCCAGCATGACGGTCAGCTCCACGTCCAGCCTGGAGGCCGAGGTCGACTTCACCGTCCTCATGGACCTCCACTCCGGCGCAGAGGACTTCTCGAAGGGCACGTCTGagctgggagagagggagcggcAGCCTGAGGTTGGTCGGGAGGACTTTGAGGAGACCTCCAGATTCTACTCTGCCCGTCTGATGGGCTCCCGGGACAAGTCTCCCATCGAGGAGAAGCTTCCTGAGGAGGCAGCACATCGTGAG CCTCCCGTGGCAAAGAAAGACCCCAGTGCTGTGAGCATGGCACATATGTTGAAGAGGTCCGAATCCAAGACGGAGTCACATACGAATGGATCAGAGGTCCACCCCAACATCATGAATGTCTCACCGCAG aACTATGGAGTCGTCAGCCCGCGGGAGGCTCCTGCTGCCCTCAAAGAAAATGGCTCCCCC GTGAAAGCTGGCACCCAAGCGAGGGAGTCTGTCGTGTCCCCGCTGACCATCACCGCTGAGAACGTCACCTCAGCAACCACAACTCAAGTCACCAAG ACTGTGAAGGGAGGCTACTCAGAGACCAGGATCGAGAAAAGGATTATAATCACAGGAGACGATGATGTGGACCAACATCAG GCCCTCGCCATGGCGATCCAAGAGGCCAAGCAGCAGCACCCCGACATGCTGGTGACAAAAGCAGTGGTTATCAGGGAAACAGAGTCTCccactgaggagctgcagcagaaagcACAG TCCTGA
- the LOC115583783 gene encoding band 4.1-like protein 1 isoform X2, whose protein sequence is MQDSASDSKMAKQEQNSKYLDEHRETDDMSERTSPSKNLKSPQKGSKRLKTTPFKVTLLDTAEYEGEIEKHSKGQTLMDMVCEHLNLLEKDYFGLTFADTDTQKNWLDPSKEIKKQMRNSPWNFAFAVKFYPPDPSQLTEDITRYYLCLQLRDDMLSGRLPCSFVTHALLGSYSVQAELGDYDHDDHGSDYVSDFRFAPNQTRELEERVMELHRNYKGMTPAEAEINFLENAKKLSMYGVDLHHAKDSEGIDIMLGVCANGLLIYRDRLRINRFAWPKILKISYKRSNFYIKIRPGEYEQFESTIGFKLPNHRAAKKLWKVCIEHHTFFRLVSPEPPPKGFLVMGSKFRYSGRTQAQTRQASALIDRPAPHFERSTSKRYLLSRSLDGEFSRPVSAMCENHDGMSHRSVSEQRRLHSPSMDEQETELEPSMEQDEEEKDREEDQSEQDKDYDGNVTPSRKKEIMEEAGSPVDSKQELSQLDQEATPRHKQEFLDKSQDFLLKHQASINELKRTLREPNSKLMNREKRLSATSPTGTPEKKALVGRAVGKDPVNSLSVEGFVQKTVVTSPEGSEEWVLIEKQETYQQDHDWKAEEENKSLTSDSSWEKKELEKEIDIAKMIHKEVTGYDRKEMKSHIDEFPSAKSSREADVCSEPRPAGKSRFVIQLSENADLFQDKSQGKPSKASDPGANSDVALGSCQIKERTASKPRKKRRPQSLNLGVPAELIYRKGDSDSTGDENDGSDSDNSPEKASATGNHCDSSSVEMMKDDQGLAKDQPVRGYKDNRQEDISIGESREGSTPGTEQVKKKASQVGPDIDLGSVNGPGKIEHDSSLAGVKGEGVKMARGKGLIDNKELAEVKLRQVRTHERKISSSGAEDIEGFIGDRGQRTSFHRLSGSSYQAEITRIVPLKPERSKSVACKDERDRSGQDEPARVLRREYRWSVGSPEGPSDLNWTDVSTFHPAFAADPEGVAKSEHPDDSYQSGRGPIESQSFGSKISGLPKMAPPAPPVKTQKVRESGLMLRNSRNVGREPSLDAAKKRHSEPVSTPAIYEEPFADFKKELGDRRPQPNVTAEEEQERDTVACMRETHLGIERKCSSMTVSSTSSLEAEVDFTVLMDLHSGAEDFSKGTSELGERERQPEVGREDFEETSRFYSARLMGSRDKSPIEEKLPEEAAHREPPVAKKDPSAVSMAHMLKRSESKTESHTNGSEVHPNIMNVSPQNYGVVSPREAPAALKENGSPVKAGTQARESVVSPLTITAENVTSATTTQVTKTVKGGYSETRIEKRIIITGDDDVDQHQALAMAIQEAKQQHPDMLVTKAVVIRETESPTEELQQKAQS, encoded by the exons AACTGGTTGGACCCCTCCAAGGAGATCAAGAAGCAGATGCGCA ACTCTCCATGGAACTTTGCCTTTGCTGTCAAGTTCTACCCTCCAGACCCCTCCCAGCTCACCGAGGATATCACCAG ATACTacctgtgtctgcagctgagggATGACATGCTGTCAGGGCGACTGCCGTGCTCGTTTGTCACTCACGCCCTCCTGGGCTCCTACAGCGTTCAAGCCGAGCTGGGGGACTACGACCACGACGACCACGGCTCCGACTACGTCAGCGATTTCCGCTTTGCCCCCAATCAGACTCGCgagctggaggagagggtgaTGGAGCTCCATCGAAATTACAA GGGGATGACTCCAGCAGAGGCTGAAATTAACTTCTTGGAGAATGCGAAGAAGCTGTCCATGTACGGGGTAGACCTCCATCACGCTAAG GATTCTGAAGGGATCGACATAATGCTGGGTGTCTGTGCCAACGGCCTGCTGATTTACCGCGATAGGCTGAGGATCAACCGCTTCGCCTGGCCAAAGATCCTCAAGATCTCCTACAAGAGGAGCAACTTCTACATTAAGATACGACCTGGAGAG tACGAGCAGTTTGAAAGTACAATCGGCTTCAAGCTCCCGAATCACAGAGCTGCCAAGAAGCTGTGGAAGGTCTGCATCGAGCATCACACCTTCTTCCG GCTGGTGTCTCCGGAGCCTCCTCCGAAGGGCTTCTTAGTGATGGGCTCAAAGTTTCGATACAGTGGAAGGACGCAGGCTCAAACCAGACAGGCCAGCGCTCTGATAGACCGGCCCGCTCCGCACTTTGAGCGCTCCACAAGCAAGAGGTACCTGTTGTCCAGGAGCCTGGATGGAG AGTTCTCGCGGCCAGTATCGGCCATGTGTGAGAACCACGACGGCATGTCCCACCGCAGCGTCAGTGAGCAGCGTCGCCTCCACAGCCCCTCCATGGACGAGCAGGAGACGGAGCTGGAGCCCAGCATGGagcaggacgaggaggagaaggacCGAGAGGAGGACCAGAGCGAGCAGGACAAAGACTATGACGGCAACGTCACGCCGAGCAGAAAGAAGGAGATCATG GAGGAGGCTGGGTCACCAGTTGACAGTAAACAGGAG CTCTCTCAGTTGGACCAGGAGGCCACTCCTCGGCACAAACAGGAG TTTCTGGATAAGTCGCAGGACTTCCTGCTGAAGCACCAGGCCAGCATCAACGAGCTGAAGAGAACCCTGAGGGAGCCTAACAGCAAGCTGATGAACCGCGAGAAGCGGCTGTCAGCCACCTCCCCGACAGGCACACCGGAGAAGAAGGCT TTGGTTGGCCGAGCAGTTGGAAAGGACCCTGTTAACAGCCTGTCTGTTGAGGGTTTCGTCCAGAAGACTGTGGTGACTTCACCTGAG GGCTCTGAGGAGTGGGTATTGATTGAAAAGCAAGAAACGTATCAACAGGACCATGACTGGAAGGCAGAAGAGGAGAACAAATCTCTCACATCGGATTCCTCGTGGGAGAAAAAGGAGCTGGAAAAAGAGATAGACATTGCCAAGATGATACATAAAGAGGTAACAGGGTATGAcaggaaagaaatgaaaagccATATTGATGAATTTCCATCAGCAAAATCGTCCAGAGAGGCAGATGTATGCTCTGAGCCTCGGCCAGCTGGCAAAAGTCGTTTCGTGATTCAATTATCTGAGAATGCGGACTTGTTTCAAGACAAATCTCAAGGTAAACCATCGAAAGCCTCAGACCCTGGGGCAAACAGTGATGTGGCCCTGGGCTCGTGCCAGATAAAAGAACGCACAGCTTCTAAACCAAGGAAAAAGAGGAGACCCCAGAGCTTAAACCTGGGGGTGCCTGCTGAGCTCATCTACAGAAAAGGAGACAGCGATTCTACTGGGGATGAAAATGACGGCTCGGATTCGGACAACAGTCCCGAAAAAGCCTCGGCAACAGGAAACCATTGTGACTCGTCCTCAGTGGAGATGATGAAAGATGATCAGGGATTAGCAAAGGATCAGCCTGTCAGGGGCTATAAAGACAACAGACAGGAGGATATATCAATAGGAGAAAGCAGGGAGGGCTCCACTCCAGGAACAGAGCAGGTAAAGAAAAAAGCGAGTCAGGTTGGGCCAGATATCGATTTAGGCTCAGTGAACGGACCGGGAAAGATAGAACACGATAGTTCATTAGCAGGTGTTAAAGGGGAGGGTGTGAAGATGGCGCGAGGGAAGGGCCTTATTGACAACAAGGAGCTAGCAGAGGTGAAGCTGCGACAGGTCAGGACACATGAGAGGAAGATCAGTAGTTCTGGGGCAGAGGATATCGAGGGTTTCATcggagacagaggtcagaggacgtCTTTCCACCGACTGTCAGGCAGCAGCTACCAGGCGGAAATCACCAGGATTGTTCCTCTCAAGCCGGAGCGATCAAAGAGCGTAGCGTGTAAGGACGAAAGGGACAGGTCAGGTCAGGACGAGCCCGCACGGGTCCTCAGAAGAGAATACCGCTGGTCGGTCGGCTCTCCAGAGGGACCCTCAGACCTCAACTGGACTGACGTCTCCACCTTCCATCCGGCATTCGCGGCAGATCCGGAGGGCGTCGCTAAATCAGAACATCCAGATGATAGCTATCAGTCCGGTAGAGGACCTATAGAGAGCCAGTCGTTCGGCTCAAAGATTTCAGGGCTTCCCAAAATGGCTCCCCCAGCCCCACCAGTAAAAACACAGAAGGTCAGGGAGTCCGGACTAATGCTGCGGAACAGCCGAAATGTGGGCAGGGAGCCGAGCCTGGACGCAGCCAAGAAGAGACACTCG GAGCCCGTCTCCACTCCTGCCATTTACGAAGAGCCGTTTGCTGATTTCAAG AAGGAGCTCGGGGACAGGAGGCCCCAGCCGAACGTAAccgcagaggaggagcaggagcggGACACAGTGGCCTGCATGAGGGAAACACACCTGGGCATCGAGCGCAAGTGCTCCAGCATGACGGTCAGCTCCACGTCCAGCCTGGAGGCCGAGGTCGACTTCACCGTCCTCATGGACCTCCACTCCGGCGCAGAGGACTTCTCGAAGGGCACGTCTGagctgggagagagggagcggcAGCCTGAGGTTGGTCGGGAGGACTTTGAGGAGACCTCCAGATTCTACTCTGCCCGTCTGATGGGCTCCCGGGACAAGTCTCCCATCGAGGAGAAGCTTCCTGAGGAGGCAGCACATCGTGAG CCTCCCGTGGCAAAGAAAGACCCCAGTGCTGTGAGCATGGCACATATGTTGAAGAGGTCCGAATCCAAGACGGAGTCACATACGAATGGATCAGAGGTCCACCCCAACATCATGAATGTCTCACCGCAG aACTATGGAGTCGTCAGCCCGCGGGAGGCTCCTGCTGCCCTCAAAGAAAATGGCTCCCCC GTGAAAGCTGGCACCCAAGCGAGGGAGTCTGTCGTGTCCCCGCTGACCATCACCGCTGAGAACGTCACCTCAGCAACCACAACTCAAGTCACCAAG ACTGTGAAGGGAGGCTACTCAGAGACCAGGATCGAGAAAAGGATTATAATCACAGGAGACGATGATGTGGACCAACATCAG GCCCTCGCCATGGCGATCCAAGAGGCCAAGCAGCAGCACCCCGACATGCTGGTGACAAAAGCAGTGGTTATCAGGGAAACAGAGTCTCccactgaggagctgcagcagaaagcACAG TCCTGA